Proteins co-encoded in one Phragmitibacter flavus genomic window:
- a CDS encoding ROK family protein produces the protein MLGLKVQDNAEFGAEIIRKVREKGGLSRVELARELGVAASTIGRHVDALVSGQYFTETVEPTREAGRPPTRLRPNAGRGCFVGVDFYSSSLYATAVDFAQHNIVQKSYELNGKAGVDFVLEELAGALKDMSSAAGMPVLAVGLATPGRVDASRGVALHYAQVPGFLDVPLAEKMQEVTGAKTFVENNIRTMALAERWFGVARGCQELICLGVRVGITAGIVHQGQLSTGYRGLGGEVRGMNCPVYDAQKDEWSWGADNAIETTASVPAVLSRYFQLSGEEVEMEAFLAAVEGRVPAAMIALKEAAAVHGWLITQMAQVTDPEMVVLSGPLTKMGDVYLDVVKEMSALFASNYYPQVPIHLSELGEFAGAVGAAGLALERWRPDDMG, from the coding sequence ATGCTAGGATTAAAGGTTCAAGACAACGCGGAATTTGGGGCTGAGATTATTCGTAAAGTGCGCGAAAAAGGCGGCCTTTCACGGGTGGAATTGGCGCGTGAATTGGGGGTGGCGGCTTCAACGATTGGTCGACATGTGGATGCGCTGGTTTCGGGGCAGTATTTTACGGAGACCGTGGAACCAACTCGTGAGGCGGGCAGACCTCCCACCCGCTTGCGTCCGAATGCGGGGAGAGGCTGTTTTGTAGGGGTGGATTTTTATTCCAGCAGCCTGTATGCGACGGCGGTGGACTTTGCGCAGCACAACATTGTGCAGAAAAGTTATGAGCTGAATGGCAAGGCGGGGGTGGATTTTGTTTTGGAGGAGCTGGCCGGAGCATTGAAGGACATGAGCAGTGCGGCAGGAATGCCGGTGCTGGCGGTGGGTTTGGCGACTCCGGGTCGCGTGGATGCGTCTCGCGGCGTGGCATTGCATTATGCGCAGGTGCCTGGTTTTCTTGATGTGCCGTTGGCGGAGAAGATGCAGGAGGTCACCGGGGCGAAGACGTTTGTTGAGAACAACATTCGCACGATGGCGCTGGCGGAACGCTGGTTTGGCGTGGCGCGGGGTTGTCAGGAGTTGATCTGTCTTGGGGTGCGTGTGGGGATCACGGCGGGGATTGTGCATCAAGGCCAGTTGTCGACCGGTTATCGCGGTCTGGGTGGAGAGGTGCGGGGGATGAATTGTCCGGTTTACGATGCGCAGAAGGACGAGTGGTCCTGGGGCGCGGACAATGCGATTGAGACGACGGCAAGTGTGCCGGCAGTGTTGTCGCGTTATTTCCAATTGAGTGGCGAAGAGGTGGAGATGGAAGCGTTTTTGGCCGCGGTGGAGGGCCGGGTTCCGGCAGCCATGATTGCCTTGAAAGAGGCGGCGGCGGTGCATGGTTGGTTGATCACGCAAATGGCGCAGGTGACCGATCCTGAGATGGTGGTGTTGTCGGGTCCGCTGACAAAGATGGGTGACGTTTATCTGGATGTGGTGAAGGAGATGTCCGCACTTTTCGCGAGCAACTATTACCCGCAGGTGCCGATTCATTTGTCGGAACTGGGTGAATTTGCGGGTGCGGTCGGTGCGGCGGGGTTGGCGCTGGAGCGCTGGCGGCCGGATGACATGGGCTGA
- a CDS encoding beta strand repeat-containing protein: MPHASAVNLFWDGSGTSWADPTSWSTLQTAATPDPANPPGASDIAIFGTTTATVDQIVNLNGTQSALGLATNTSNNFVTTLLGGGTAQTLNLGASGINHVRGAFNIGSNTDPLVNAVNLSLQANQTWTSSTTNPAAVAIKVFNGVSTGVVGTALLTLNGINTGSEISGIISDGIGTLAIEKSGTGVWTLSGANTFSGGVTLTSGTLNLRNATALGTGTFTINGGILNNSGTGLTVTGIFNKVLNGSFTYGTVGSTSGNNTTIGTFNAGTPVITLTNDIEITVLGSTRLTMTGHTISGAGHILTKLGSGALTLGGTNTATTGAAAILEATNVSEGILAFIKSGTSPGDHQLGETTVATGATLILATNNNATPVNFTTGALTGGGTITSESDQTGGTTQRNLRVGSGNASGTFSGIITNNAVPATNDGVIALTKLGTGTQVLSGVNTYTGATTISGGTLQVGLGGVGSLGAGSAVTVNNAAASLSGTGTINGSTTITSGFLRPGDDGGGLTGTITLSQLALNTGGTAVLQIEGAGDNDRINITTADALTLDGNVNVTTSLTTGTGAFDTAFAVGNSFTLLGWSGTLAGTFDVGTNLRDGSSDNGLQFDLPDISSLTRLWDVSNFLSTGVISVAAIPEPSKTLLALVGLGALVVSRRRRQSRII, encoded by the coding sequence CGACATCGCCATTTTCGGCACCACCACCGCCACCGTCGACCAAATCGTCAACCTGAACGGAACCCAATCCGCCCTGGGCCTCGCCACCAACACCTCCAACAATTTCGTCACCACCCTCCTTGGCGGCGGCACTGCCCAAACCCTCAACCTTGGTGCCAGCGGCATCAACCACGTGCGCGGAGCGTTCAACATCGGTTCCAATACCGACCCCCTCGTCAATGCCGTCAATCTCAGCCTTCAAGCCAACCAGACCTGGACCAGTTCCACCACCAATCCCGCTGCCGTCGCCATCAAAGTGTTCAACGGCGTCAGCACTGGCGTTGTCGGAACCGCCCTGCTCACCCTCAACGGCATCAATACCGGTTCCGAAATTAGCGGCATCATCAGCGACGGCATCGGCACCCTCGCCATTGAAAAATCCGGGACTGGAGTCTGGACCCTGTCAGGGGCCAATACCTTCAGCGGCGGCGTCACGCTCACCTCCGGCACGCTCAATCTCCGCAATGCCACCGCCCTTGGCACCGGCACTTTCACCATCAACGGCGGCATCCTCAACAACAGCGGCACCGGCCTCACCGTCACCGGCATCTTCAACAAGGTGCTCAACGGCAGCTTCACCTACGGCACTGTTGGCAGCACCTCCGGCAACAACACCACTATCGGCACTTTCAACGCCGGAACCCCCGTCATCACCCTCACCAACGACATCGAAATCACCGTCCTTGGCAGCACCCGCCTGACCATGACCGGTCACACCATCAGCGGTGCCGGTCACATCCTTACCAAACTCGGCAGCGGAGCCCTTACCCTGGGCGGAACCAATACCGCCACCACCGGAGCCGCCGCCATTCTTGAAGCCACCAACGTCTCGGAAGGCATTCTCGCCTTTATCAAATCTGGCACCTCACCGGGCGACCATCAGCTCGGCGAAACCACCGTTGCCACCGGTGCGACTCTCATTCTCGCCACCAACAACAACGCCACCCCTGTGAATTTTACCACCGGTGCCCTCACCGGAGGCGGCACCATCACCTCAGAAAGCGATCAAACCGGCGGCACCACCCAACGCAACCTGCGCGTCGGAAGTGGCAATGCTTCCGGCACCTTCTCCGGCATCATCACCAACAACGCCGTCCCCGCAACCAACGACGGAGTCATCGCCCTCACCAAACTCGGCACCGGCACCCAGGTCCTCAGCGGCGTCAACACCTACACCGGTGCCACCACCATTTCCGGTGGCACACTCCAGGTTGGCCTCGGTGGCGTGGGCTCCCTCGGCGCAGGCAGCGCTGTCACCGTCAACAACGCCGCTGCCAGCCTCTCCGGCACCGGCACCATCAACGGATCCACCACCATCACCAGCGGCTTTCTCCGACCCGGCGACGACGGTGGCGGACTCACCGGCACCATCACGCTGTCACAACTCGCCCTCAACACGGGCGGCACCGCCGTCCTCCAAATTGAAGGCGCAGGCGACAATGACCGCATCAACATCACCACTGCTGATGCCCTGACCCTCGACGGCAATGTTAACGTCACCACCAGCCTCACCACCGGCACCGGAGCCTTTGACACCGCTTTCGCCGTCGGCAACAGCTTCACCCTGCTCGGCTGGTCCGGCACCCTGGCCGGGACCTTTGATGTCGGAACCAACCTCCGCGATGGCAGCAGCGACAATGGTCTGCAATTCGACCTGCCCGACATCAGCTCCCTCACCCGTCTCTGGGACGTCAGCAACTTTCTCTCCACCGGCGTCATCTCCGTCGCCGCCATTCCTGAGCCCTCAAAAACGCTCCTTGCCCTCGTCGGACTTGGCGCTCTTGTCGTGAGCCGTCGCCGCCGTCAGTCGCGCATCATCTGA